A section of the Tenrec ecaudatus isolate mTenEca1 chromosome 10, mTenEca1.hap1, whole genome shotgun sequence genome encodes:
- the CD7 gene encoding T-cell antigen CD7: MGPWRPCPPSLPLILTLTLVLPVHLAAQDLWQSPLYTSVPEGGSVNITCSSNSSLLYGVYLAREWPLASKGYVIYYSSMEIPTVDKAFNTRVGFSGSQQNLTITLHGLQPADTGLYTCQDAEDNKVSGRGSLVLVSEKLSRGEDQVGPFGFSVALAVGCFLTGFGLGVVCALRTQIKQLCSGKFRSAATVVYEDMSCSQRPALSRPNPYQ; the protein is encoded by the exons ATGGGCCCCTGGCGCCCCTGTCCGCCCTCACTGCCCCTGATCCTGACCCTCACCCTTGTCCTGCCTGTGCACCTGGCGGCCCAAG ACTTGTGGCAGTCCCCCCTCTACACATCTGTCCCGGAAGGTGGCTCTGTCAACATCACCTGCTCCAGCAACAGCTCTCTACTGTATGGTGTCTACCTGGCCCGAGAGTGGCCCCTGGCCAGCAAGGGCTACGTGATCTACTATAGCAGCATGGAGATACCCACAGTGGACAAGGCCTTTAATACCCGCGTCGGCTTCTCGGGCTCACAGCAGAACCTGACCATCACCTTGCATGGCCTGCAGCCCGCCGATACCGGCCTCTACACCTGCCAGGATGCTGAAGACAATAAGGTCTCGGGCCGAGGAAGCCTGGTCCTGGTATCAG aAAAACTGTCACGTGGTGAGGACCAGGTGGGGCCCTTTGGCTTCTCCGTGGCCCTGGCTGTGGGCTGCTTCCTCACCGGGTTTGGCCTGGGGGTGGTGTGTGCACTAAGGACACAG ATCAAGCAGCTCTGCTCAGGGAAGTTCCGGAGTGCAGCCACCGTGGTGTACGAGGACATGTCCTGCAGCCAGCGCCCCGCCCTGTCCAGGCCCAACCCCTACCAGTGA
- the LOC142458798 gene encoding secreted and transmembrane protein 1A-like translates to MPTSLWAPSWPPSTFWVLLFLAAFTSIQPRGAGALHPGVKSQNLHRPSRMRETTKPYYTVWDAADCTPAKVEVPLGSRAVMVCRISTSFSGVTVRHCDHGQDCQTIFSVESSGNFTHGGWQLQVQEREAKLRIQEAQTTQAGKYTWRLKGLQISSKTTTLNVTDPLVMDSALKSVHSPLNVDGTPSPADKKPLQAPQHMAILGVLLLIVVLGLLFRWKQRRRC, encoded by the exons ATGCCGACCTCCCTGTGGGCGCCCAGCTGGCCCCCCAGCACATTTTGGGTGCTGCTATTCCTGGCAGCCTTCACAAGTATACAGCCCAGAG GTGCGGGCGCCCTTCACCCGGGAGTCAAGTCCCagaacctgcatcggccaagtaGGATGAGGGAGACCACTAAGCCCTACTATACAG TCTGGGACGCCGCCGACTGCACTCCCGCCAAGGTGGAGGTGCCGCTAGGCTCAAGAGCCGTCATGGTCTGCCGCATCTCCACCAGTTTCTCCGGAGTCACAGTCAGACATTGTGACCACGGGCAGGACTGTCAGACGATTTTCTCTGTGGAAAGCTCCGGAAACTTCACGCACGGCGGGTGGCAGCTCCAGGTCCAAGAACGGGAGGCCAAGCTCCGCATCCAGGAGGCGCAAACCACGCAGGCGGGGAAGTATACGTGGAGGCTGAAGGGACTTCAGATCAGCTCTAAGACCACCACCCTGAATGTCACCG ACCCCTTAGTCATGGACAGTGCCCTGAAGAGTGTCCACTCCCCACTTAATGTGGATGGGACCCCAAGCCCTGCTGACAAGAAGCCCCTGCAGGCGCCCCAGCACATGGCCATCCTCGGGGTCTTGCTGCTGATTGTGGTCTTGGGGTTGTTGTTCCGCTGGAAACAG agAAGGAGATGCTAA